A window of Diospyros lotus cultivar Yz01 chromosome 14, ASM1463336v1, whole genome shotgun sequence contains these coding sequences:
- the LOC127789694 gene encoding uncharacterized protein LOC127789694 isoform X1 (The sequence of the model RefSeq protein was modified relative to this genomic sequence to represent the inferred CDS: added 40 bases not found in genome assembly): MQMMSAPIKLIALPTFPLPKVETHDKTLSLSLSLSHDPSIMNSREAALISSGTLVGAIAYAIAIRFFFSPTPARRKHSTVVLSAADGVADKEAKVPCPFDPSKRKGYLSWDDYFLAIAFLSAQRSKDPNRQEKKENMRALCLVAGPVPVQVGACLVSENGIILGIGYNGFPRGCSDDKLPWSKKSRTGDPLETKYPYVCHAEVNAILNTNHASASGQKLYVTMFPCNECAKIIIQSGISEVIYFVEKRLKDSDTTYIASHKLLSMAGVKVRKHQPQMDSILLKFEEP, translated from the exons CTACTTTCCCGCTGCCAAAAGTCGAAACGCACGAtaagactctctctctctccctctctctctctcacgatcCCTCGATAATGAACTCTCGAGAAGCGGCTTTGATCTCCAGCGGCACTCTCGTCGGTGCCATTGCTTATGCAATCGCAATCCGCTTCTTCTTCAGCCCTACGCCTGCGAGAAGGAAGCACTCTACCGTCGTCCTCTCCGCCGCAGACGGCGTCGCCGATAAGGAAGCGAAGGTTCCGTGCCCCTTCGATCCGTCCAAACGCAAAGG atATTTGTCATGGGATGATTATTTCTTGGCAATTGCATTTCTGTCTGCTCAGCGCTCCAAGGATCCTAACAGGCAG gaaaaaaaagagaacatGCGTGCTCTATGTCTAGTTGCAGGGCCAGTACCAGTCCAG GTCGGTGCATGCCTGGTGAGTGAAAATGGTATAATACTTG GCATTGGCTACAATGGTTTCCCCCGTGGTTGTTCAGATGATAAGCTTCCTTGGTCGAAG AAATCAAGGACAGGCGACCCCTTGGAGACTAAGTATCC TTATGTTTGCCATGCGGAAGTCAATGCTATTCTGAATACTAACCATGCTTCTGCCTCTGGGCAG AAGCTTTATGTCACAATGTTCCCGTGCAATGAATGTGCCAAGATAATCATTCAG tCTGGCATTTCGGAAGTTATCTATTTTGTGGAGAAGAGGCTGAAAGATAGTGATACTACCTACATTGCTTCTCACAAACTTCTATCAATGGCTGGTGTTAAG GTCAGGAAACACCAACCACAGATGGACAGTATTTTGTTGAAGTTTGAGGAGCCCTAG
- the LOC127789694 gene encoding uncharacterized protein LOC127789694 isoform X2 (The sequence of the model RefSeq protein was modified relative to this genomic sequence to represent the inferred CDS: added 40 bases not found in genome assembly) has translation MQMMSAPIKLIALPTFPLPKVETHDKTLSLSLSLSHDPSIMNSREAALISSGTLVGAIAYAIAIRFFFSPTPARRKHSTVVLSAADGVADKEAKVPCPFDPSKRKGYLSWDDYFLAIAFLSAQRSKDPNRQVGACLVSENGIILGIGYNGFPRGCSDDKLPWSKKSRTGDPLETKYPYVCHAEVNAILNTNHASASGQKLYVTMFPCNECAKIIIQSGISEVIYFVEKRLKDSDTTYIASHKLLSMAGVKVRKHQPQMDSILLKFEEP, from the exons CTACTTTCCCGCTGCCAAAAGTCGAAACGCACGAtaagactctctctctctccctctctctctctcacgatcCCTCGATAATGAACTCTCGAGAAGCGGCTTTGATCTCCAGCGGCACTCTCGTCGGTGCCATTGCTTATGCAATCGCAATCCGCTTCTTCTTCAGCCCTACGCCTGCGAGAAGGAAGCACTCTACCGTCGTCCTCTCCGCCGCAGACGGCGTCGCCGATAAGGAAGCGAAGGTTCCGTGCCCCTTCGATCCGTCCAAACGCAAAGG atATTTGTCATGGGATGATTATTTCTTGGCAATTGCATTTCTGTCTGCTCAGCGCTCCAAGGATCCTAACAGGCAG GTCGGTGCATGCCTGGTGAGTGAAAATGGTATAATACTTG GCATTGGCTACAATGGTTTCCCCCGTGGTTGTTCAGATGATAAGCTTCCTTGGTCGAAG AAATCAAGGACAGGCGACCCCTTGGAGACTAAGTATCC TTATGTTTGCCATGCGGAAGTCAATGCTATTCTGAATACTAACCATGCTTCTGCCTCTGGGCAG AAGCTTTATGTCACAATGTTCCCGTGCAATGAATGTGCCAAGATAATCATTCAG tCTGGCATTTCGGAAGTTATCTATTTTGTGGAGAAGAGGCTGAAAGATAGTGATACTACCTACATTGCTTCTCACAAACTTCTATCAATGGCTGGTGTTAAG GTCAGGAAACACCAACCACAGATGGACAGTATTTTGTTGAAGTTTGAGGAGCCCTAG